In Rutidosis leptorrhynchoides isolate AG116_Rl617_1_P2 chromosome 2, CSIRO_AGI_Rlap_v1, whole genome shotgun sequence, one genomic interval encodes:
- the LOC139888188 gene encoding MDIS1-interacting receptor like kinase 2-like: MYPISNMLILMGLVMLVFMLSKMSANNYNKSLEGEALVATHWWEDTLVGTDHCNWYGIICNEAGSVTNIELYYMSSDGTSNLKEVSLTRLSTNQLSGDIPKEISCKQNLYRLDLGDNNLDGPIPSSFGNLTQLSFLNLSINNISGSIPLDLGNLQDLEYFDLHRNSLVGPVPPVLGELSRLTYLDLSSNRLSGNVLTFQDPCPLYQLDISMNRITGTLTRQLDVCHRISFLDISSNGISGDIPLLQTDRLRHINLSHNHLTGIVPSYLTSPPIGRYIDVDLSYNNFSGLSYNNFSRKFTRQESHNIHLVIILPITIVVGFCFLVACYACYRHHRKAKTNQIQPETEKHGDVCSILNYDGTIAYEDFITATEDFDLKYCIGTGGYGSVYEAKLPSGKTFALKKLHRFEAKQPALDQSFKNEIQLLTNIRHKNIVRLSGFCLHNKCNFLVYEYMENGILFYALNRSELAVELDWMKRVNIIKDVAHALAYMHHDCNPPIVHRDISSNNVLLNSKMEGFVADFGAARLLDPDSSNQTVIAGTLGYIDPELAYTMIVTERCDVYSFGVVTLEMICGKHPGDLLSTLNRSSGDDILLQDLIDFRLPLPTDRLIQVEIARVYQVARACIQTDPKYRPTMKGISQELSRGIIRSGY, encoded by the exons ATGTATCCGATTTCCAATATGCTCATTCTCATGGGTCTTGTGATGCTCGTTTTCATGTTATCAAAAATGAGTGCTAATAATTATAACAAATCATTAGAAGGAGAAGCTTTGGTGGCTACTCATTGGTGGGAAGATACACTTGTTGGTACTGATCATTGTAATTGGTATGGAATCATTTGCAATGAAGCAGGAAGTGTCACAAATATAGAGCTTTACTATATGAGCAGTGATGGT ACATCGAACTTGAAGGAAGTATCCCTGACCAGATTAAGCACAAATCAACTGAGTGGAGACATACCAAAAGAAATAAGTTGCAAGCAAAATCTTTATAGGTTGGACCTGGGTGATAACAATCTTGATGGTCCCATTCCCTCAAGCTTTGGTAATCTAACTCAACTCTCGTTTTTAAACCTTAGCATAAATAATATCAGTGGCTCCATTCCTCTAGATTTAGGTAATTTACAAGACTTAGAATATTTCGATCTGCATCGTAATAGTCTTGTGGGTCCTGTTCCTCCTGTACTTGGAGAGTTGTCACGGCTTACTTATCTTGATCTTTCATCAAACCGGTTGTCTGGAAATGTATTGACGTTTCAAGATCCTTGTCCTCTATATCAACTAGACATATCTATGAATCGtataaccggaactttaacaagaCAACTAGACGTATGCCATAGAATAAGCTTCTTAGACATTAGCAGTAATGGTATATCTGGAGACATACCTTTGTTACAAACTGACCGTTTGAGACACATCAATCTGTCTCATAATCATCTCACAGGAATAGTTCCTTCTTACCTAACATCCCCACCGATTGGCCGATATATAGATGTCGACTTGTCATACAATAACTTCAGTGGACTGTCATACAATAACTTCAGCCGGAAGTTTACCCGCCAAGAAAGTCACAATATTCATTTGGTTATTATTCTTCCTATTACTATTGTCGTTGGATTCTGTTTTTTAGTGGCCTGTTATGCGTGCTACCGTCATCACAGAAAGGCTAAAACAAATCAAATCCAACCAGAAACAGAAAAACATGGAGACGTGTGCTCGATACTGAATTACGATGGAACAATTGCATACGAAGACTTCATCACAGCTACAGAGGATTTTGACCTCAAATACTGCATTGGAACCGGTGGCTATGGTAGTGTTTATGAAGCAAAACTACCGAGCGGTAAGACTTTTGCTTTGAAAAAACTTCATCGGTTTGAAGCTAAGCAACCAGCACTCGACCAAAGTTTCAAGAACGAGATCCAACTGTTAACCAACATAAGGCACAAAAACATTGTTAGACTCTCTGGTTTTTGTTTGCATAACAAGTGCAACTTCCTTGTATACGAGTACATGGAAAATGGGATCCTTTTTTATGCATTGAATCGTAGTGAACTTGCCGTTGAGTTAGATTGGATGAAGAGGGTAAACATTATCAAAGACGTGGCCCACGCTTTGGCGTACATGCATCATGACTGCAACCCACCGATTGTTCATAGAGACATATCAAGCAACAACGTTCTTTTGAACTCAAAAATGGAAGGATTTGTTGCTGATTTTGGAGCAGCCAGATTACTTGACCCTGATTCGTCCAACCAAACCGTGATTGCAGGAACCTTAGGATACATTGATCCAG AACTTGCGTATACCATGATTGTGACAGAACGTTGTGACGTGTATAGTTTTGGAGTGGTGACACTCGAGATGATTTGTGGAAAGCATCCTGGAGATCTTCTGTCAACACTAAACCGTTCTTCCGGTGACGATATATTATTGCAAGATTTAATCGATTTTCGACTGCCTCTTCCAACTGACCGCTTGATTCAAGTGGAGATTGCTCGTGTTTATCAGGTAGCACGGGCCTGCATTCAAACAGATCCTAAATACCGGCCCACAATGAAAGGCATTTCTCAGGAATTATCACGTGGGATCATTCGTTCGGGCTACTGA
- the LOC139888189 gene encoding uncharacterized protein, with the protein MHGFSGMLGSLDCMHWAWKNCPVAWQEHYHRGDHEGSTIMLEAVASYDMWISHAFFGPTSSNNDINVLNESDLFEDLLDGRAPEVRYTVNGHEFTKGYYLVDGIYREWATLVNSFKCPIEPKNLSLNVFKKPREKTWNEISVFFKVDGQY; encoded by the coding sequence ATGCACGGTTTTTCGGGTATGTTAGGTAGTCTCGATTGCATGCACTGGGCTTGGAAAAATTGTCCAGTTGCGTGGCAAGAGCATTACCACAGGGGTGATCACGAAGGATCAACAATAATGCTCGAGGCGGTTGCGTCCTACGATATGTGGATTTCGCACGCTTTCTTTGGTCCAACGAGTTCGAACAATGATATTAATGTTCTTAATGAATCGGATTTGTTCGAAGATTTATTGGATGGTCGAGCTCCGGAGGTCCGTTACACTGTCAACGGACACGAATTTACTAAAGGGTATTACTTGGTAGATGGCATATACCGAGAATGGGCAACACTTGTCAATTCGTTTAAATGTCCAATTGAGCCAAAAAATTTAAGTTTAAACGTTTTCAAGAAGCCGCGAGAAAAGACGTGGAACGAGATTTCGGTGTTCTTCAAGGTCGATGGGCAATACTAA